In a genomic window of Prochlorococcus marinus subsp. marinus str. CCMP1375:
- a CDS encoding CPP1-like family protein codes for MLIVSDTDLSSQEGGNDPYSLLGVSPDSSFEEIQEARDRKLSQAGEDLLLKAKIESCYDALLMNSLKARRLGNVSSEAVNASQKEKNGANSGKPLFGSALLTRFNALKSSTNGKSTNNTQPNFNLPEGEGLTIRVSLGLLVIVLLLVAPDSNIQLILSLSTIGLFVSQIKRGRKTLQSLGWSVVFLSIGYILGGLIVSNLTGISDQTLLISINKLEALPALLMLWIGALLLG; via the coding sequence ATGCTAATTGTGTCTGATACAGATTTGAGCAGCCAAGAAGGGGGAAATGATCCTTATTCTCTTCTTGGTGTATCACCAGATTCTAGTTTTGAAGAAATTCAAGAGGCTAGGGATAGAAAACTTTCACAAGCAGGAGAAGATCTTCTATTGAAGGCAAAAATTGAATCTTGTTATGACGCATTGCTTATGAATAGTTTAAAAGCAAGACGCTTAGGCAATGTTAGTAGTGAAGCTGTTAATGCATCTCAAAAGGAGAAAAACGGAGCCAACTCAGGCAAACCTCTTTTTGGGAGTGCATTGCTTACGAGATTCAATGCATTAAAATCATCGACCAATGGCAAAAGTACAAATAACACACAACCTAATTTTAATTTGCCAGAAGGTGAAGGCCTAACAATTAGGGTTTCCCTTGGTTTATTAGTAATTGTTCTTCTATTAGTAGCACCTGATAGTAATATTCAATTAATTCTTTCCTTGTCCACAATAGGTCTTTTCGTTAGTCAAATTAAACGTGGTCGTAAAACACTTCAGTCACTTGGGTGGAGTGTTGTGTTCTTGTCTATTGGATATATTCTTGGCGGACTTATTGTGAGTAACCTTACTGGAATTAGCGATCAGACATTATTGATTTCTATAAATAAGTTAGAAGCGTTACCAGCGCTTTTAATGTTATGGATTGGAGCTCTGCTTTTAGGATAG
- a CDS encoding peptide chain release factor 3, whose product MKSISTGNNAPQINDDENFQHSLQEAVNQRRNFAIISHPDAGKTTLTEKLLLYGGAIQQAGAVKARGEQRKVTSDWMELEKQRGISITSTVLQFEYKDITVNLLDTPGHQDFSEDTYRTLAAADNAVMLEDAAKGLEPQTRKLFEVCRLRNIPIFTFINKMDRPGQEPLSLLDEIESELNLSTFAVNWPIGSGDLFRGVIQRDSRDVILFARGERGKQSIERRLKINDPKLSEFVEKELLEKAIEELDLLEAAGSALDLELVREGELTPVFFGSAMTNFGVRPFLDSFLDMAQGPVARNTTDGPVDPMRETFTGFVFKLQANMDPRHRDRVAFVRVCSGRFQKDMTVSHARSGKNIRLSRPQKIFAQDRSVVEDAYPGDVIGLNNPGMFAIGDTLYTGKHVEYEGIPCFSPEIFCWLRNPNPSAFKNFRKGVNELREEGAVQILYDTDQSKRDPILAAVGQLQLEVVQHRLENEYSVETIVDPMGYQVARWVKGGWTSLEQIGRIFNCKTVQDSWQRPVLLFKNQWNLNQLEQDHPSLELSAVAPVVSGVNPITL is encoded by the coding sequence ATGAAATCAATCTCTACAGGAAATAACGCACCTCAAATAAATGATGATGAAAATTTTCAGCATTCATTACAAGAAGCTGTCAATCAGAGGCGTAATTTCGCAATCATCTCTCATCCAGATGCAGGGAAAACAACTCTTACAGAAAAACTCCTTTTGTATGGAGGAGCTATTCAGCAGGCTGGAGCAGTAAAAGCAAGAGGTGAACAACGAAAGGTTACTTCTGATTGGATGGAATTAGAAAAACAAAGAGGTATATCGATTACTTCAACTGTTTTGCAATTTGAATATAAGGATATAACTGTAAATTTACTTGATACACCTGGTCACCAGGATTTTTCAGAAGATACTTATAGAACATTGGCAGCTGCAGATAATGCAGTGATGCTTGAAGATGCTGCTAAAGGTTTGGAGCCTCAAACAAGAAAGCTCTTTGAAGTTTGTCGACTAAGAAATATTCCAATTTTTACTTTCATAAATAAAATGGATAGACCAGGTCAAGAGCCTCTTTCTCTCCTTGACGAAATAGAATCTGAATTAAACCTTTCAACTTTTGCTGTTAATTGGCCTATTGGAAGTGGAGACTTATTTAGAGGAGTTATCCAACGTGATAGTAGAGATGTCATTTTATTTGCTAGAGGGGAGAGAGGTAAGCAATCTATAGAACGCAGATTAAAAATCAATGATCCTAAATTAAGCGAATTTGTTGAGAAGGAGCTTCTAGAGAAAGCGATAGAGGAACTTGATCTTTTGGAAGCTGCAGGGTCAGCTTTGGATTTAGAACTTGTTAGAGAAGGTGAACTGACACCTGTTTTTTTTGGTTCTGCAATGACAAATTTTGGAGTTAGACCTTTTCTTGATAGTTTTCTAGATATGGCTCAAGGTCCTGTTGCTAGAAATACAACCGATGGTCCAGTTGATCCAATGAGAGAAACATTTACAGGGTTTGTTTTTAAATTGCAAGCCAATATGGACCCACGTCATAGAGATCGAGTTGCATTTGTACGAGTCTGTAGTGGACGATTTCAAAAAGATATGACTGTCAGTCATGCTCGCTCAGGTAAAAATATTCGTTTGTCACGACCGCAAAAAATATTTGCCCAAGATAGATCAGTAGTTGAGGATGCATATCCAGGGGATGTAATAGGTTTAAATAATCCAGGAATGTTTGCTATAGGCGACACCTTGTACACAGGTAAGCATGTTGAGTATGAGGGTATACCTTGCTTTAGTCCGGAAATCTTTTGCTGGTTACGTAATCCAAATCCTTCGGCTTTCAAAAATTTTCGAAAAGGAGTTAATGAATTAAGAGAAGAAGGTGCTGTTCAAATTCTTTATGACACGGATCAAAGCAAGCGGGACCCGATATTGGCAGCTGTAGGACAATTGCAATTAGAGGTTGTCCAGCATCGTTTGGAGAATGAGTATTCAGTTGAAACCATAGTTGATCCAATGGGTTATCAGGTCGCTAGATGGGTTAAAGGAGGTTGGACTTCTCTTGAACAAATTGGAAGGATTTTTAATTGCAAGACCGTTCAAGATTCTTGGCAAAGACCAGTCTTGCTATTCAAGAATCAATGGAATCTAAATCAGCTAGAGCAAGATCATCCTTCATTGGAGTTAAGTGCAGTTGCACCGGTTGTTAGTGGAGTAAACCCTATAACTCTTTAA
- a CDS encoding DUF3148 domain-containing protein — protein sequence MKFKIGEKVSLKVSQSYLKTNDPMPMLRPPDLVASDELGIITALLPKDLAEVKFRRGTFLLQTSHLKPEHSSEENA from the coding sequence ATGAAATTCAAAATCGGAGAGAAGGTTTCTTTAAAAGTATCTCAATCATATTTAAAGACCAATGATCCCATGCCGATGCTTCGCCCTCCAGATCTTGTTGCTTCAGATGAACTTGGAATAATCACAGCGTTGCTTCCTAAGGATTTAGCAGAAGTCAAATTTCGTAGAGGAACGTTTTTATTGCAAACCTCTCATTTGAAGCCAGAACATTCTTCTGAGGAGAATGCCTAA
- a CDS encoding biotin transporter BioY — protein MNNPLRNLALLGSSLTSLLMILIGGMLPSAILGLSENFSFHIVDLPSSWQIPALLLSGMVYGPSSGIIAVFAYLTIGLFYLPVFHGGGSIGYIATPDFGYLVGFIPAVWITGRIVQTAKRKTLLALFISAVCGLTIIHSIGIINIIFGSLVSRWQQGVVELLLTYSISTFPIQILLCPAIVLIAKSLRKIQLLE, from the coding sequence ATGAATAATCCATTGCGAAACTTAGCCCTTTTAGGCTCGTCTCTTACAAGTCTTCTAATGATACTTATAGGAGGGATGCTTCCATCAGCAATATTGGGTCTAAGTGAGAATTTTAGTTTTCATATTGTTGATTTGCCAAGCTCTTGGCAGATACCTGCTCTATTACTATCAGGAATGGTCTATGGACCTTCATCTGGAATTATTGCTGTATTTGCTTATCTAACAATAGGGCTCTTTTACTTACCTGTATTTCATGGAGGAGGAAGTATTGGATACATTGCGACACCTGACTTTGGATACCTGGTAGGATTTATTCCAGCAGTATGGATAACTGGAAGAATAGTTCAAACAGCCAAGAGGAAAACATTATTAGCACTATTTATATCTGCAGTGTGTGGATTGACAATTATTCATTCAATTGGAATAATAAACATAATATTTGGCTCTTTAGTATCACGCTGGCAGCAAGGTGTAGTAGAACTTCTACTTACTTATAGTATATCTACATTCCCAATTCAAATTCTACTTTGTCCAGCGATAGTATTAATTGCAAAGTCTTTACGAAAAATACAATTATTAGAATGA
- the lspA gene encoding signal peptidase II — protein MNRYLFKSINIFHFSFILILIDQATKYLFSININQDSFDLIPGVIRFYVVKNYGAAFSIFSNFPLTLSFLSLFVSLALIILICKKTYFDFNQAIAFSMLLGGTVGNGLDRWRLGYVVDFIQIVPFNFPVFNFADIAINIAVLFLLLEYVIPKKYKV, from the coding sequence ATGAACCGGTATTTATTCAAAAGTATAAATATATTTCACTTCTCATTTATATTAATATTAATTGATCAAGCTACAAAATACTTATTTTCTATAAATATAAATCAAGATTCCTTTGATTTGATACCAGGAGTAATTAGATTTTATGTAGTAAAAAACTATGGTGCGGCTTTTAGCATTTTCAGCAATTTTCCGTTAACACTTTCTTTCCTAAGCCTATTTGTCTCATTAGCTTTAATTATATTGATTTGTAAGAAGACATATTTTGATTTCAATCAAGCAATAGCATTTTCAATGCTATTAGGGGGCACAGTCGGAAATGGATTAGATAGATGGAGACTAGGATATGTTGTTGATTTTATTCAGATAGTTCCTTTTAATTTTCCTGTTTTCAATTTTGCCGATATTGCTATTAATATAGCTGTACTCTTTTTATTACTAGAATACGTAATCCCTAAAAAATATAAGGTATAA
- a CDS encoding YcjF family protein, whose protein sequence is MTRKVRLFTILLLIPIVGILSGLIGALFKLINIQTILISLFILAIYSNSKAIRIFKVLAKKGQFYLRKHKDYKTIPKNKNDAARRSLKSIDQLTSLIQNQIAAQALRYEKQRVEKELLRGDLLVAVFGPGSSGKTALVRSLLNKIVGHVAPSMGSTTKTNIYRLKLKSLRRGLKIIDTPGILEGGVHGRSREKEAIIKASQADLIIFVVDSDLRSYEMEMIVNLSKVGKKLFIVLNKSDLRGEKEKAKLISLLENRTQGIVDIENIIATSASPQTIPIIGSNPLQPKPDINQLIKRMAIVLHQEGEELIADNILLQCRNLGTSGRRLLDKQRLATSQRCVERYTWISSGVVFITPLPVIDLLGAAVVNGRMVMDISKIYGVELTKDRAKSLAMSVGQTIAGLGIVKGGVSLISNSLSLHLPTYLVGKTIQSVSAAWLTQVAGESFITYFQQDQNWGDGGVQEVVQHHYNLNRREYTLRAFIRAAMNRVIEPLEKKINNKQLPSRPRPPEEEEAWGLEHRE, encoded by the coding sequence ATGACTAGAAAAGTAAGATTATTTACTATTCTCCTTTTAATACCTATTGTTGGTATTTTGTCAGGTTTGATAGGGGCATTATTTAAATTAATAAATATTCAAACAATACTTATTTCTTTATTTATTCTTGCTATTTATTCAAATTCTAAAGCTATAAGAATTTTCAAAGTTTTAGCTAAAAAAGGTCAATTTTATCTACGAAAACATAAGGATTACAAAACTATTCCTAAGAATAAAAATGATGCGGCAAGAAGAAGTTTAAAAAGTATAGATCAATTAACCTCACTTATTCAAAATCAAATTGCAGCACAAGCTCTTAGATATGAAAAGCAACGCGTTGAGAAGGAATTATTAAGAGGAGACTTATTAGTTGCAGTTTTTGGGCCAGGTTCTAGTGGTAAAACTGCCTTAGTGAGATCCCTTCTTAACAAAATCGTTGGTCATGTAGCTCCTTCTATGGGTTCTACAACTAAAACAAACATTTATCGCCTAAAGTTAAAGAGTCTTAGAAGAGGTTTAAAAATAATCGATACGCCAGGGATCCTCGAAGGAGGGGTCCATGGCCGTTCAAGGGAAAAAGAAGCAATTATTAAAGCAAGTCAAGCAGACCTAATAATATTTGTAGTCGATAGCGACTTGCGCTCATACGAAATGGAAATGATTGTAAATCTTTCCAAAGTTGGGAAAAAACTATTTATTGTTCTAAATAAATCTGATCTTCGTGGAGAAAAGGAGAAAGCTAAACTTATTTCGTTATTAGAGAATCGTACCCAAGGAATTGTTGATATAGAAAACATAATCGCAACTTCTGCATCACCTCAAACAATACCAATAATCGGAAGTAATCCTTTGCAACCTAAGCCTGATATAAATCAACTAATCAAGCGTATGGCAATAGTTCTACATCAAGAAGGTGAAGAACTTATAGCCGACAACATTTTGCTTCAATGTAGGAATCTAGGCACTTCAGGAAGACGATTACTAGACAAGCAACGATTAGCTACATCTCAGCGATGTGTCGAAAGGTATACATGGATCAGCAGCGGCGTAGTATTCATTACTCCTCTCCCTGTTATAGATTTACTAGGAGCTGCAGTTGTTAATGGGCGAATGGTAATGGACATTTCTAAGATTTATGGTGTTGAATTGACAAAAGATAGAGCAAAAAGTCTTGCTATGTCTGTAGGTCAAACCATTGCTGGACTTGGAATAGTTAAAGGAGGTGTATCTCTAATTAGCAATTCTCTAAGCCTACATTTACCAACATATCTAGTTGGTAAAACTATTCAGAGTGTAAGTGCTGCTTGGCTTACACAAGTTGCTGGCGAAAGTTTTATAACATATTTCCAGCAAGATCAAAACTGGGGAGACGGAGGGGTTCAAGAGGTCGTTCAACATCATTACAATCTAAATAGACGCGAATACACTCTCAGGGCCTTCATTCGAGCTGCAATGAATAGAGTTATAGAACCACTGGAGAAAAAAATTAATAACAAGCAACTACCATCGCGCCCAAGGCCTCCGGAGGAGGAGGAAGCATGGGGCCTCGAGCATCGAGAATAG
- a CDS encoding pyridoxal phosphate-dependent decarboxylase family protein — protein MEFFASNDRIDPKLKSFLEEASSILCEWFATTEKRGPSPFSVEIPQVEPQLEGIPETQLLNDLKILMDGAYQPSHPGALAHLDPPPLTASIVGELIAAGLNNNLLAEELSPSLTKLERNLCRWFSEKIGLPDTAGGVSASGGTLTNLMALLVARTNAQLLYDSDAVVLASSEAHVSISRAISVMGLPPESLCELPTNEEGVISLESLEKEFSRIQNQGKKCFAVVATAGTTVRGAIDPLSDIAGFCNRHGIWFHVDAAIGGVFVLSSNKTKYLKDLSRANSVTINPQKLLGITKTSSLLLVAKKDDLFSCFSTGFPYIEPSFGNDYQGGEIGLQGSRPAEIIKLWLGLRQLGEKGINLLLDSAIHRRNYFHDQIDKKKFDVVTGPLHLIAISPKYKDKHEAELWSIATKNKLLGEKYMLSRPFYKDRYYLKAVMGNPHTKLFHIDQLAQILNQSI, from the coding sequence GTGGAATTTTTCGCATCCAATGATCGCATAGATCCTAAATTAAAATCATTTTTAGAAGAAGCTTCCAGCATTCTTTGTGAGTGGTTTGCTACTACTGAGAAAAGGGGGCCATCACCTTTCTCCGTTGAGATCCCTCAAGTAGAGCCGCAACTTGAAGGCATACCAGAAACTCAATTATTGAACGATCTGAAAATATTGATGGATGGAGCATATCAGCCTTCTCACCCAGGAGCATTAGCCCATTTGGACCCTCCTCCGCTTACAGCATCGATTGTTGGCGAATTGATAGCAGCTGGTTTAAATAATAATCTCTTGGCAGAAGAGCTTTCCCCAAGTCTCACGAAACTAGAACGAAATCTTTGTAGATGGTTTTCAGAAAAAATTGGCTTACCTGACACAGCTGGAGGAGTCTCTGCAAGTGGAGGGACATTGACTAATTTGATGGCTCTTTTAGTAGCTAGAACTAATGCTCAACTTCTTTATGATTCTGACGCTGTAGTTTTAGCAAGCTCTGAGGCCCATGTTTCGATTTCTAGAGCGATATCAGTTATGGGGCTTCCTCCAGAATCTTTGTGTGAGCTTCCTACTAATGAAGAAGGAGTTATCAGTCTTGAGTCCCTAGAAAAAGAATTTTCAAGAATTCAAAACCAAGGTAAAAAATGTTTTGCTGTCGTTGCGACAGCTGGAACTACAGTAAGAGGAGCAATTGACCCATTGTCGGATATTGCTGGTTTTTGCAATAGGCATGGTATTTGGTTCCATGTTGATGCTGCTATTGGAGGAGTGTTTGTCCTTTCTTCTAATAAGACAAAATATTTAAAAGATCTTTCAAGAGCAAATTCTGTAACCATCAATCCTCAGAAATTATTGGGAATTACAAAAACCTCTTCATTGCTACTTGTCGCCAAAAAAGATGACTTGTTTTCATGTTTCTCTACAGGCTTTCCATATATAGAGCCTTCATTTGGTAATGATTATCAAGGAGGGGAAATTGGGTTGCAAGGATCACGCCCTGCTGAAATTATTAAACTATGGCTTGGATTGAGACAGTTGGGAGAGAAAGGAATTAACCTTTTATTAGATAGTGCTATTCATCGTCGTAATTATTTTCATGATCAAATTGATAAGAAAAAATTTGATGTTGTGACAGGACCTCTACATCTAATAGCCATTTCACCTAAGTATAAAGATAAGCATGAAGCCGAGCTATGGTCTATCGCAACAAAAAATAAATTGTTAGGTGAAAAATATATGCTTTCTCGGCCTTTTTATAAAGATCGTTATTACCTAAAAGCTGTAATGGGAAATCCACATACTAAATTGTTTCATATAGATCAGTTAGCACAAATCCTTAATCAATCTATTTGA
- a CDS encoding nucleoside deaminase: MQFTKPVKLNDTQIHRWMMILRKRAKIVGKEGEVPITAIILNEKGHCIGHGRNTRNKRFDPMGHAELVALRQAAWLKGDWRFNECTLIVTLEPCQMCAGALIQARMGRVIFGAYDFKRGGLGGTLDLSTHKSAHHKMIVKGGVMKKEIKQEIEEWFSLRRLIKL, translated from the coding sequence ATGCAATTTACTAAGCCGGTAAAACTCAACGATACACAAATTCATAGATGGATGATGATTCTTCGAAAAAGGGCAAAGATAGTAGGAAAAGAAGGGGAAGTGCCAATAACAGCAATTATCCTTAATGAGAAAGGGCATTGCATTGGTCATGGAAGAAATACAAGAAACAAAAGATTCGATCCTATGGGTCATGCTGAACTTGTTGCATTACGCCAAGCCGCTTGGTTGAAAGGTGACTGGCGATTTAATGAATGTACATTGATAGTGACTTTAGAGCCATGCCAAATGTGCGCAGGTGCTCTTATACAAGCAAGAATGGGGAGAGTGATTTTTGGTGCATATGACTTTAAAAGAGGAGGCCTTGGAGGAACTCTTGATCTCTCGACTCACAAAAGTGCTCATCATAAAATGATTGTTAAAGGTGGTGTAATGAAAAAAGAGATAAAACAAGAAATAGAAGAATGGTTTTCTTTGAGAAGATTAATAAAACTATGA
- a CDS encoding pyridoxal-phosphate-dependent aminotransferase family protein → MLGTSGATFAPLTVPKRLLLGPGPSNSHPSVLNALSQQPVGHLDPFYIQLMAEVQGLLRDVWQTSNRLTLPMSGTGSAAMEATIANVVEPGDTFLVAIKGYFGNRLADMASRYKANVQTIDKKWGEAFSLQELEEAIIKYKPAFLALVHAETSTGVCQPMEGIGDLCRKHNCLLILDTVTSLGSIPLYLDDWKVDLAYSCSQKGLSCPPGLGPFTMNERAEEKLNKRTGKVPNWYLDVSLLNKYWGSDRVYHHTAPVNMNFGIREALRLILEEGLEATWTRHKLNALELWNGLEDLGLSLHVPSDIRLPTLTTVSIPSNVDGKAFSLHLLNNHGVEIGGGLGELAGKVWRIGLMGYNSNKTNVDKILNLFDSELPKFKS, encoded by the coding sequence ATGTTAGGTACTTCTGGCGCAACATTTGCTCCTCTGACTGTGCCAAAGAGGCTTTTGTTAGGCCCCGGCCCTTCAAACTCCCATCCGTCTGTTCTTAATGCCTTATCCCAGCAACCAGTGGGGCATTTGGATCCCTTTTATATTCAACTAATGGCTGAGGTCCAGGGATTGTTGAGAGATGTTTGGCAAACTAGCAATCGTTTGACTCTTCCTATGAGTGGTACAGGGAGCGCTGCAATGGAAGCAACTATTGCGAATGTTGTTGAGCCAGGTGACACATTCCTAGTGGCAATTAAAGGATACTTTGGCAATAGACTTGCTGATATGGCTTCGAGGTATAAGGCCAATGTTCAAACAATTGATAAAAAATGGGGTGAAGCATTCTCTTTACAAGAACTTGAAGAGGCGATAATTAAGTATAAGCCTGCTTTTCTGGCTTTAGTACATGCAGAAACTTCCACAGGTGTTTGCCAACCAATGGAAGGAATAGGAGACTTGTGTCGTAAACATAATTGCTTGTTGATTCTAGATACAGTGACTTCGTTGGGAAGCATTCCTTTGTATTTAGATGATTGGAAAGTTGATCTTGCATATAGCTGTAGTCAGAAAGGTTTGAGCTGCCCTCCTGGATTAGGGCCATTTACCATGAATGAAAGAGCCGAAGAAAAATTGAACAAAAGAACTGGTAAAGTCCCAAACTGGTATTTAGATGTTTCCTTATTAAATAAATATTGGGGAAGTGATCGTGTTTATCACCACACTGCTCCTGTAAATATGAATTTTGGCATTAGAGAGGCACTTAGGCTTATCCTTGAAGAAGGTTTAGAGGCGACTTGGACTCGACATAAATTAAATGCTTTGGAATTATGGAATGGGTTAGAAGATTTAGGATTGTCATTACATGTTCCTTCTGATATTAGACTTCCTACTTTAACAACAGTTAGTATTCCTAGCAATGTAGATGGGAAGGCTTTCTCTTTACATTTATTAAATAACCATGGCGTCGAAATTGGTGGAGGACTAGGTGAATTGGCAGGTAAAGTATGGCGTATTGGTTTGATGGGATATAACTCTAATAAGACAAATGTTGATAAGATATTAAATTTATTTGATTCTGAGTTGCCAAAATTTAAATCATAG
- the glnA gene encoding type I glutamate--ammonia ligase, whose translation MGKSPQDVLRQIKDEGIELIDLKFTDIHGKWQHLTVTSDMVDENSFKEGLAFDGSSIRGWKAINESDMSMVPDSSTAWVDPFYRHKTLSLICSIQEPRSGEAYSRCPRSLAQKALAYLSNTGLADSAYFGPEPEFFIFDDVRYDSKEGTSFYSVDTIEAPWNTGRAEEGGNLAYKIQYKEGYFPVSPNDTAQDLRSEMLLLIGELGIPIEKHHHEVAGPGQHELGMKFASLISAADNVMTYKYVVRNIAKKYGKTATFMPKPVWNDNGTGMHVHQSLWKDGQPMFYGEGTYANLSQTAKWYIGGILKHAPSFLAFTNPTTNSYKRLVPGFEAPVNLVYSQGNRSAAVRIPLTGPSPKAKRLEFRSGDALANPYLAFSAMMMAGIDGIKNQIDPGDGVDVDLFELPEDELSKIATVPSSLNNALEALKADNDYLTAGGVFDHDFINNFIEMKYEEVQQLRQRPHPHEFFMYYDA comes from the coding sequence ATGGGAAAATCTCCGCAAGATGTGCTCAGACAAATCAAAGATGAGGGAATTGAGCTCATTGACCTCAAATTTACTGATATTCACGGTAAGTGGCAGCACTTAACTGTCACATCAGACATGGTTGATGAAAACTCTTTTAAGGAAGGCCTAGCTTTTGATGGGTCATCAATTAGAGGTTGGAAAGCTATAAACGAGTCGGACATGTCAATGGTCCCTGATTCATCCACAGCATGGGTAGATCCTTTTTATCGTCATAAAACACTTAGTTTGATTTGCTCAATACAAGAACCAAGGAGTGGAGAAGCTTATTCAAGGTGCCCTAGATCATTAGCCCAAAAAGCATTGGCTTATCTTTCTAATACTGGATTAGCTGATTCTGCTTATTTTGGACCGGAGCCTGAGTTTTTTATTTTTGATGATGTTAGATATGACTCAAAAGAAGGGACCTCTTTTTATAGTGTTGACACTATAGAGGCGCCTTGGAACACAGGACGGGCAGAGGAAGGAGGAAATCTTGCTTACAAAATTCAATATAAAGAAGGATATTTCCCTGTATCACCAAATGATACAGCTCAAGATCTGCGTTCAGAAATGTTGCTTCTTATTGGGGAACTCGGCATCCCTATAGAAAAGCATCATCACGAAGTTGCTGGCCCAGGACAACATGAGTTAGGAATGAAATTTGCTTCGCTAATAAGCGCAGCAGACAATGTAATGACCTACAAATATGTTGTTCGCAATATTGCTAAAAAGTATGGAAAAACAGCAACTTTCATGCCAAAACCTGTATGGAACGATAACGGTACAGGTATGCATGTTCATCAAAGCCTCTGGAAGGATGGCCAACCAATGTTCTATGGGGAAGGAACATATGCAAATCTCTCCCAAACAGCAAAATGGTACATAGGAGGTATTCTCAAGCATGCACCTTCATTCCTTGCCTTTACAAATCCAACAACAAATAGTTATAAGCGTCTTGTTCCTGGCTTCGAAGCTCCAGTAAATCTTGTTTATTCTCAAGGCAATAGATCTGCAGCCGTTCGTATACCGTTGACAGGTCCAAGTCCAAAAGCAAAAAGGCTTGAGTTCAGGTCAGGAGATGCTCTTGCAAATCCATACTTAGCCTTTAGTGCAATGATGATGGCAGGAATAGATGGAATCAAGAACCAAATTGATCCCGGTGATGGTGTAGATGTAGATTTATTTGAATTGCCAGAAGATGAACTATCAAAAATAGCAACAGTTCCATCATCTTTAAATAATGCTTTAGAAGCTCTTAAAGCAGACAATGATTACCTAACGGCAGGTGGAGTATTTGATCATGATTTTATAAACAATTTCATAGAAATGAAGTACGAAGAAGTCCAACAACTCCGTCAAAGGCCTCATCCTCATGAATTCTTTATGTATTACGATGCATAA